A part of uncultured Fibrobacter sp. genomic DNA contains:
- a CDS encoding ABC transporter ATP-binding protein, whose product MNQSLNTVLLQCENLVIGYKQDKRSDAVGLVTPVDFELKAGEVVALLGENGSGKSTFLKTLCGLLQPVSGTVLLQGKSQWTARERAKFITLVRMGGVVCDRMNVSEFVGLGRMPYAGLFDGRSQEDERLVNESLALLEVEKFKDRWLTELSDGERSRVYLAQAVAQQVNVLLLDEPNAFMDIPRSRKLFTLLQKLAKERGMGILVSTHSVEYAEKYCDRIMVIEKGCARCERASDARAKGLLDWTEA is encoded by the coding sequence ATGAATCAATCCTTGAATACTGTGCTTCTCCAGTGCGAAAACCTGGTAATCGGTTACAAGCAAGATAAACGTTCCGATGCAGTCGGGCTTGTGACTCCGGTGGATTTTGAATTGAAGGCTGGTGAGGTGGTTGCCTTGCTTGGCGAAAACGGCTCGGGCAAAAGTACCTTCCTCAAGACTTTGTGTGGGCTTTTGCAGCCGGTGTCGGGAACGGTTTTGCTGCAAGGAAAATCGCAGTGGACAGCCAGGGAACGCGCCAAGTTCATAACGCTGGTGCGTATGGGTGGCGTCGTTTGTGACCGCATGAACGTGAGCGAATTCGTGGGACTTGGCCGTATGCCTTATGCGGGCCTTTTTGATGGACGCAGCCAAGAAGATGAACGCCTTGTCAACGAATCTCTCGCCTTGCTCGAAGTTGAAAAGTTTAAAGACCGTTGGCTCACGGAATTGAGCGATGGCGAACGGAGTCGCGTGTACTTGGCGCAGGCGGTGGCCCAGCAAGTAAACGTGCTGCTGCTCGATGAACCGAATGCCTTTATGGATATTCCTCGCAGTCGTAAGTTGTTCACGCTTTTGCAGAAATTGGCCAAAGAACGCGGCATGGGAATTCTAGTGTCGACGCATTCTGTGGAATATGCCGAAAAGTATTGTGACCGAATCATGGTCATTGAAAAAGGATGTGCGCGTTGTGAGCGGGCGAGCGATGCTAGGGCTAAAGGTCTGCTAGACTGGACCGAAGCTTGA
- a CDS encoding iron ABC transporter permease, producing the protein MRGIDQRILVGFALLIALIAVLSYLTLFSGAVGLSWSDLSFNGSHYDSVETRIFWQIRVPRLVAAVLSGISLAVAGLSLQTLFRNPLAGPFVLGISSGASLGVALSLLAGFTFGHFGVLSGAAIGALVVTSIVMFVASRFENSTILLIVGLLMGYFIDALVSLLIMGSDAESLRVYVSWGMGSFGRLTIDGIWIFALCTVVGLVLVALSIRYLNAARMGDDFAKGLGVNVRQGRVMVLLGASLLAAASTAFCGPVAFVGIAVPHLSFMLFKTSNHRVLMPASALCGVVLCLAASQFSKFPLNAVLSLVGVPVVLWVIVRGGGLRR; encoded by the coding sequence ATGCGCGGCATCGATCAAAGAATCCTTGTTGGATTTGCGCTGCTCATCGCTTTGATTGCCGTCCTTTCTTATTTGACGCTATTTTCTGGAGCGGTCGGACTGTCGTGGTCTGACCTTTCTTTTAATGGCTCTCATTACGATTCCGTAGAAACCCGCATTTTTTGGCAAATTCGAGTGCCCCGACTAGTGGCGGCGGTTCTCTCTGGAATTTCCTTGGCTGTGGCGGGTCTTTCGTTGCAGACTCTATTTAGGAACCCGCTGGCAGGCCCCTTCGTGCTTGGCATTAGCAGTGGCGCAAGCCTTGGTGTTGCGCTTTCGCTGTTGGCTGGATTCACCTTCGGACATTTCGGAGTATTGTCGGGTGCGGCCATTGGCGCGCTCGTGGTGACTTCGATTGTGATGTTTGTTGCCTCGAGGTTTGAAAACTCTACCATCCTTTTGATTGTGGGACTCTTGATGGGATACTTTATAGATGCCCTGGTGAGCCTTTTGATTATGGGAAGTGACGCGGAATCATTGCGCGTGTATGTGTCCTGGGGAATGGGTAGCTTTGGCCGCCTGACGATCGATGGCATTTGGATTTTTGCGCTGTGTACGGTTGTTGGTCTTGTTCTTGTGGCACTATCGATTCGTTATTTGAATGCCGCCAGAATGGGTGATGATTTTGCGAAGGGCTTGGGCGTGAATGTTCGTCAGGGGCGCGTAATGGTACTGCTGGGTGCTTCGCTTTTGGCGGCGGCATCGACGGCGTTCTGCGGTCCGGTCGCGTTTGTCGGAATTGCTGTTCCGCATCTTTCTTTTATGTTGTTCAAAACGAGCAACCATCGCGTTTTAATGCCTGCGTCGGCTTTGTGCGGCGTCGTACTTTGTTTGGCTGCTTCGCAGTTTTCGAAATTCCCGTTGAATGCAGTGCTTAGCTTGGTGGGTGTTCCCGTAGTGCTCTGGGTGATTGTTCGCGGTGGAGGACTTCGCCGATGA
- the nspC gene encoding carboxynorspermidine decarboxylase codes for MFGKTLDYSQVPSPCFVLDEARLRHNMEILDDIQKRGNIKIICALKGYSFWRSFPLIGQYLAGATASSLNEARLAKEEMGKEVHVFAPVYDDDEIDQILACAGHITFNSFSQWQRFKDKTLAAGVSAGIRVNPQFSTVETDLYNPCGKFSRLGVTEKEFKPELLDGIEGLHFHALCEQDADALEGVLKAFEQHFGKYLPQMKWVNFGGGHHITRKDYHREELVRLLNDFHSRYPHLTVIMEPGEAVGWQTGELVASVGDIVHNEMDIVILNVSISAHMPDCLEMPYRPTVTGAGMPGEKKFTYKLAGNSCLAGDQLGDFSFDEPLKVGDKIIFEDMIHYTMVKTTFFNGVRHPSIGKFDEQGKFHLLHKFTYEQFKEKL; via the coding sequence ATGTTCGGAAAAACACTCGACTATTCCCAGGTTCCTTCCCCCTGTTTTGTTCTTGACGAGGCCAGACTGCGCCATAATATGGAAATTCTGGACGATATCCAGAAGCGGGGAAACATAAAAATCATTTGCGCCTTAAAAGGTTACAGTTTTTGGCGTTCTTTCCCCCTCATCGGGCAATACCTAGCCGGTGCCACCGCCTCCAGTCTGAACGAAGCCAGACTCGCCAAGGAGGAAATGGGTAAAGAAGTCCATGTGTTCGCCCCCGTCTATGACGATGACGAAATCGACCAGATTCTCGCCTGCGCAGGCCACATTACCTTCAACAGCTTCAGCCAGTGGCAGCGTTTTAAAGACAAGACCCTCGCCGCAGGTGTAAGCGCAGGAATCCGCGTAAATCCGCAATTTTCGACAGTCGAGACCGACCTGTACAACCCGTGCGGCAAGTTTTCGAGACTCGGAGTCACCGAAAAAGAGTTCAAACCGGAACTGTTGGACGGCATCGAAGGGCTCCATTTTCACGCTCTCTGCGAACAGGACGCCGACGCATTGGAAGGCGTACTGAAGGCCTTCGAACAGCATTTCGGCAAGTACCTTCCGCAAATGAAATGGGTGAATTTCGGTGGCGGCCACCACATTACCCGTAAGGATTACCATCGCGAAGAACTGGTCCGCCTCCTGAACGACTTCCACAGCCGCTACCCGCACCTCACTGTTATCATGGAACCGGGTGAAGCAGTCGGCTGGCAGACGGGCGAACTGGTGGCGTCCGTCGGAGACATTGTTCACAACGAAATGGACATTGTCATACTGAACGTGTCAATCAGTGCACACATGCCGGACTGCCTCGAAATGCCGTACCGCCCCACCGTGACGGGCGCCGGCATGCCGGGTGAAAAGAAATTCACATACAAACTAGCAGGTAATTCCTGCTTGGCCGGCGACCAGCTCGGGGACTTTTCCTTTGACGAACCGCTCAAGGTGGGCGACAAGATTATCTTCGAAGACATGATCCATTATACGATGGTCAAGACCACGTTCTTCAACGGAGTTCGCCACCCGAGCATCGGCAAGTTCGACGAACAGGGCAAATTCCACTTGTTGCACAAGTTCACCTACGAGCAATTTAAAGAAAAGCTTTAA
- the tsaE gene encoding tRNA (adenosine(37)-N6)-threonylcarbamoyltransferase complex ATPase subunit type 1 TsaE yields the protein MIFSSEEETYNWAVEFGHSLKPGDKVALYGNLGAGKTVISRGVCKGLGFTGSVCSPTYTILHEYPNNPPIFHFDLYRLDGGADLNEVGLDPDYLEKGISLIEWPERLEDNDPGLTHKIEIKILSETEREITVTNL from the coding sequence ATGATTTTTTCTAGCGAAGAAGAAACTTACAACTGGGCGGTTGAATTCGGACATAGCCTGAAACCGGGCGACAAGGTGGCTCTTTACGGCAACCTGGGCGCCGGCAAGACCGTCATCAGTCGCGGGGTCTGCAAAGGTCTCGGTTTCACGGGATCCGTCTGCTCCCCTACCTACACTATTCTTCACGAATACCCGAACAATCCGCCAATTTTCCACTTCGACCTTTACCGCCTGGACGGCGGCGCCGACTTGAATGAAGTCGGCCTCGATCCGGATTATCTGGAAAAAGGAATCAGCTTGATCGAATGGCCGGAACGCCTCGAAGACAACGACCCCGGTCTGACTCATAAAATTGAAATAAAAATCCTCTCGGAAACCGAGAGAGAAATTACAGTCACAAACCTTTAA
- a CDS encoding SufE family protein, producing MDARLSEVREKFASFSDPDDKWKFLLDLARAHKGMNAALKAEKFIIQGCASTMYLVPSFDGAKIHFEMDVEGGTTNPLISRGLGALALKIYNDMAPADILAVDPKFFQDIGLNVGLSPTRSNGFASLVKQIYLYARVFAALTKK from the coding sequence ATGGATGCGCGTTTAAGCGAAGTTCGCGAAAAGTTTGCAAGCTTTAGCGACCCCGATGACAAGTGGAAATTCCTCTTGGATTTGGCTCGCGCCCACAAGGGAATGAACGCTGCCTTGAAGGCAGAAAAATTCATTATCCAGGGTTGTGCATCGACCATGTATCTGGTTCCGAGTTTTGACGGCGCAAAAATCCACTTTGAAATGGATGTGGAAGGCGGTACCACGAACCCGCTGATTAGCCGCGGACTCGGTGCCTTGGCGCTCAAGATTTATAACGACATGGCTCCAGCAGATATTCTCGCCGTGGACCCGAAGTTCTTCCAGGATATTGGCCTGAATGTGGGACTTTCGCCGACGCGCTCGAATGGCTTTGCAAGCCTGGTCAAGCAGATTTATTTATATGCACGGGTCTTTGCGGCCCTCACCAAAAAATAG
- a CDS encoding NAD(P)/FAD-dependent oxidoreductase, with the protein MANFTSNRYDVVVCGAGPAGLMAACTLGRLTSGTRRILLLDKKEPWKEPIFCAEAVSKDRLNSLWPVDDTFVRGTLSGIYFTSPKRYRAEFYSKDCGLILDRARFHHSLSDGCVSAGVECHYDAVIKKLEKTEEGWNITVSVGGEIVTLSAEAVVDASGPSCKLTRGIKCLEGIESGDTDLEPAIFAVAEGIEHSKEHIELFFGSEFEAGYGWIFPRDGVEVNIGFVLGKDVEHKESLRKKLLDFIARDYPNAKVKAVYGGMIACGQSTKPLAKCGLFKAGDAASCVNPISRSGIVESLLCGKIVAESVKEWLGEPNENRSAVESKAFDRWMAALGKKHLQVARAKVGFNKISDKQFDRAAFKLSKLPREKQTLFRIFFNVLWAAPSVIWKMRSFLR; encoded by the coding sequence ATGGCAAATTTTACCTCAAATCGATATGATGTGGTGGTTTGCGGGGCCGGTCCTGCCGGTCTCATGGCTGCCTGTACCCTTGGTCGCTTGACCTCCGGTACTAGACGGATTTTGCTTTTGGACAAAAAAGAGCCCTGGAAAGAACCCATTTTCTGTGCCGAAGCTGTATCTAAGGATCGCTTGAATTCCCTTTGGCCGGTAGACGATACCTTTGTCCGTGGAACTCTTTCCGGAATTTATTTTACCTCGCCCAAGCGCTACCGTGCTGAATTTTATAGCAAGGACTGCGGCTTGATTCTGGACCGCGCCCGTTTCCACCATTCTCTTTCGGATGGCTGCGTATCTGCAGGCGTGGAATGCCATTACGATGCGGTTATCAAGAAACTTGAAAAGACCGAAGAGGGCTGGAATATTACAGTGTCGGTCGGTGGCGAAATCGTAACCTTGTCTGCCGAGGCCGTTGTCGACGCATCGGGGCCGAGCTGCAAGCTGACTCGTGGAATCAAGTGTCTCGAAGGCATCGAATCGGGCGATACCGATTTGGAACCCGCTATTTTTGCGGTGGCCGAAGGCATTGAACATAGCAAGGAACACATTGAACTCTTCTTTGGTTCTGAATTCGAAGCGGGCTACGGCTGGATTTTCCCGCGCGACGGCGTCGAGGTAAATATCGGTTTCGTGCTCGGCAAGGATGTCGAACACAAGGAATCCTTGCGTAAGAAACTTTTGGACTTTATCGCCCGTGACTACCCGAATGCAAAGGTGAAGGCCGTATATGGCGGCATGATTGCTTGCGGCCAGTCTACAAAGCCCTTGGCCAAGTGCGGCCTCTTTAAAGCGGGCGATGCGGCTAGCTGCGTGAACCCCATTAGCCGTTCGGGCATTGTGGAATCGCTTTTGTGCGGCAAGATTGTCGCGGAATCGGTCAAGGAATGGCTCGGCGAACCGAACGAAAACCGTAGTGCCGTTGAATCCAAGGCTTTTGACCGCTGGATGGCTGCCCTCGGCAAAAAGCACCTGCAGGTGGCTCGCGCCAAAGTCGGTTTCAATAAAATCAGCGATAAGCAGTTTGACCGTGCGGCTTTCAAGCTGTCGAAGCTTCCGCGCGAAAAGCAGACTCTGTTCCGTATTTTCTTTAATGTTTTGTGGGCTGCACCTTCCGTGATTTGGAAGATGCGTTCCTTCTTGCGGTAG